One segment of Candidatus Scalindua japonica DNA contains the following:
- a CDS encoding O-antigen ligase family protein, whose amino-acid sequence MKRLATLGWLGLPVELTLAKLFILLTLLVWVFQLLYTKDSSFLSSPFKRILNTAIILYLFAACLSLLNATEPFAGIAPVARRLIVILIYYLIINIVRDNKSLRISIIALIIGNIPNILGGIYELISHQPIIDNRLLISQDEDAGVENSIAAFGGYIRVQSFLLDPDIFAYFTILIMGLVLASLFSTFFFRSKLIYTLLVLLVTMHIINVFAASSRAGWLGLFGCLVTFFLFMRIKYKALLLAGITVITIILFTGLALLSETPILSRLMGESGHHSISQREEDAKLGMTTFKSAPILGVGMGNVEIVRHRFFKTVPGYLEKPWIKYFTNGYIQILAECGLIGLCCYLLIVISFIMMMVKVIRHSTNRGQMTLALGILASFSGHLIMLIAYNLHDSEIVWILTGFGMALYTINEKETSSTINQKTPPSWVGTILYPQKEK is encoded by the coding sequence ATGAAAAGGCTGGCAACATTGGGGTGGTTAGGGCTACCTGTTGAACTCACATTGGCCAAGCTGTTTATTTTATTAACGCTTCTCGTATGGGTATTCCAATTATTGTATACCAAAGACTCTTCTTTTCTGAGTTCACCATTTAAAAGGATTTTAAATACTGCAATTATTTTATATCTGTTTGCCGCTTGCCTCTCTCTTCTAAATGCGACTGAACCGTTTGCAGGTATTGCGCCTGTTGCCAGAAGACTTATAGTTATTCTGATCTATTATTTAATAATAAATATTGTACGTGATAACAAGTCTCTTCGTATTAGTATTATTGCTCTTATTATTGGTAATATCCCAAACATATTAGGTGGTATTTATGAACTGATTAGCCATCAACCAATAATTGATAACAGATTGCTTATTTCTCAAGATGAAGATGCCGGTGTAGAAAATTCTATTGCTGCATTTGGTGGATATATCCGGGTGCAAAGCTTCCTGTTAGATCCTGATATATTTGCCTATTTTACTATTCTTATAATGGGTTTAGTCCTTGCGTCTCTCTTTAGTACTTTTTTTTTCAGATCCAAGCTGATATACACATTGTTGGTTTTGTTAGTTACTATGCATATTATCAATGTTTTTGCCGCTTCGTCCAGGGCAGGTTGGTTAGGGTTATTTGGTTGTCTGGTTACATTTTTCTTATTTATGCGGATAAAATATAAAGCCCTGCTATTAGCTGGTATTACGGTCATTACGATAATACTTTTTACAGGATTGGCCTTGTTGTCAGAAACTCCTATCCTGAGTAGATTAATGGGTGAATCCGGTCATCACTCGATTTCACAGAGGGAGGAAGATGCCAAACTTGGAATGACCACATTTAAGTCTGCTCCTATTCTGGGAGTTGGAATGGGTAATGTGGAAATTGTTCGACATCGTTTTTTCAAAACCGTTCCTGGATATCTTGAGAAACCGTGGATTAAATACTTTACTAATGGTTACATCCAGATTCTCGCGGAGTGTGGCCTTATCGGCCTTTGTTGCTACTTATTGATTGTTATCTCTTTTATTATGATGATGGTGAAAGTAATCAGACACTCTACCAATAGAGGACAAATGACCTTGGCCTTGGGGATATTAGCATCTTTTTCTGGACACCTTATTATGTTAATAGCTTACAACCTTCATGATAGTGAGATTGTGTGGATTCTTACAGGTTTTGGTATGGCCTTATATACGATAAACGAAAAGGAAACATCTTCTACTATCAACCAAAAAACTCCTCCTTCATGGGTAGGGACAATTCTTTATCCACAGAAAGAGAAGTAA
- a CDS encoding glycosyltransferase family 2 protein: MSIDITIGIITWKAKKLLKQLLDSIQTNVNSVNHEVIVLDNQSADGTVEMLESDYPDIRLVRNPTNEGVAPARNKIFSLAQGKYIVILDVDTEVLPRSMETLLDTMDAHPDVAIGGPKLVYGDGRLQLSCRPFPTLFNIIIEGTFLKNWFPKSSFVKDYTMEDWDHTDMREVDWMYGACLIIRRESLSTIGFFDESFFYLYEDVDLCFRAKKLGFKVMYIPEATVIHFLEREEKGLFHPRIRSHIKSVFRYLVKDYYGFARVKCRLNSKKAEVK; encoded by the coding sequence ATGTCTATTGATATAACTATTGGTATAATTACATGGAAGGCAAAGAAGCTGCTGAAACAGTTATTGGATTCCATTCAGACTAATGTTAATAGTGTTAACCATGAGGTAATAGTACTGGATAATCAATCAGCAGATGGTACGGTAGAGATGTTAGAAAGTGATTATCCTGATATCAGACTTGTCAGAAACCCAACTAACGAAGGTGTTGCGCCAGCGAGAAATAAGATTTTCAGTCTGGCACAAGGAAAATATATTGTCATTTTAGACGTTGATACTGAAGTGCTCCCGCGATCCATGGAGACCCTGTTGGATACTATGGATGCTCATCCAGATGTAGCGATTGGAGGCCCGAAACTGGTCTATGGAGACGGTAGACTTCAATTATCATGTAGACCATTCCCTACTCTTTTCAATATAATAATTGAAGGTACATTTTTAAAGAACTGGTTCCCGAAAAGTAGTTTTGTCAAAGATTATACTATGGAAGATTGGGACCATACTGATATGAGAGAGGTTGACTGGATGTATGGAGCATGCTTGATTATTAGAAGAGAAAGCCTTTCGACAATAGGATTTTTTGATGAAAGTTTCTTTTACCTTTATGAAGATGTTGACCTTTGTTTCAGAGCCAAAAAACTGGGGTTCAAGGTAATGTATATACCGGAAGCAACGGTAATACACTTTCTCGAAAGAGAAGAGAAAGGCCTGTTTCATCCAAGGATCCGTAGTCATATAAAGAGTGTTTTCCGTTACCTTGTCAAGGATTATTACGGATTTGCACGAGTTAAATGCAGGCTGAATAGTAAAAAAGCTGAGGTTAAATAA
- a CDS encoding class I SAM-dependent methyltransferase: protein MNCNLCNSNKIHRKYTLTEFDVLQCQNCNLVFLSHIPDEEELKELYSSDYYREREKYYFDNIVTNPESGNFDENIEAFSSGLEKLNSMKTGKGKLLDIGCGLGIFLNMAKEDGWSACGVDVSPYAVKYAKEKFGLDAHNSGVLGNIEFPSETFDVVTLWDSLEHFPDPLGQFREIHRVLKKDGFVMLNVPNETSLMRTIAKYLYITTGSFFKYPVKKLYHNYHLYYFDMVAAGTLLKKSGFEIFLVEKTTIPTVKARGSSLEKGVVKILSSLEKSFGMEYELRIIAKKAYVNDQNEE from the coding sequence GTGAATTGTAATCTTTGTAACTCAAATAAGATTCATAGAAAATATACTCTTACTGAATTTGATGTGCTTCAATGTCAGAATTGTAATCTGGTTTTCCTCTCTCACATACCTGATGAGGAAGAGCTAAAGGAACTTTACTCTTCAGATTACTATCGGGAAAGAGAAAAATACTACTTTGACAATATAGTAACAAATCCGGAGAGTGGAAATTTCGATGAAAATATTGAAGCATTCTCCTCTGGACTTGAAAAATTAAATTCCATGAAGACTGGTAAGGGAAAACTTCTTGATATTGGATGTGGGCTGGGGATTTTTCTAAATATGGCAAAGGAGGACGGTTGGAGTGCGTGTGGAGTTGATGTATCACCATATGCGGTAAAGTACGCAAAGGAGAAATTCGGCCTGGACGCGCACAATAGTGGTGTATTGGGGAACATTGAATTTCCATCTGAAACTTTCGATGTAGTAACTCTATGGGATTCTTTAGAACATTTCCCTGATCCTTTAGGACAATTCAGAGAAATTCACAGAGTACTAAAAAAAGATGGTTTTGTTATGCTGAATGTTCCTAACGAGACATCCCTTATGAGAACAATCGCAAAATACTTATATATTACGACAGGAAGTTTTTTTAAATATCCTGTAAAAAAACTATATCATAATTATCATCTTTATTATTTTGATATGGTTGCCGCCGGAACACTTCTGAAAAAAAGTGGATTTGAAATCTTCCTGGTTGAGAAGACAACAATTCCGACTGTAAAAGCAAGGGGTTCATCCCTTGAAAAAGGTGTGGTAAAAATACTTTCAAGTCTTGAAAAAAGTTTTGGCATGGAATACGAATTACGTATAATAGCAAAAAAAGCTTACGTGAACGATCAGAATGAGGAGTAA
- a CDS encoding alkaline phosphatase family protein translates to MDNRKVFLLGLDGATFNLILPWVSDGELPAFSKFISEGVYSELESVPNQRSAAAWTSFMTGKNPGKHGIFEFYEYLPSTYNLRFINGKARDGDSLWKILSNNGKNVGIINVPMTYPAEDVNGFLIAGLDSPSVKSRNFTYPEDLYNTLQEKFGDYILEPGLTGAIVGGRIEDAIELIKVELTQKMDISRYLMSTYPWDFFTVVLRSLDAVQHCFWKYMDISHPHYNVSESRKYEKTILNTYKMIDRFLAELMEILDEDTNFIIMSDHGFGQKHPATNQLNQWLESKGYLAYNKSPQSGSSGLLGKLYRGVVGRTPRKTKEWLWETFPSLRDKVQTRLCFANMDWSNTLAYSDSLFPNVRINLTGRELHGTVKSKKEYEDLIKKLVTELKELRDINTGEKIVKDVFRREEIYHGKYVNNTPDLLLRWREDITISGISIEQSTETKPTTPFIPGEDYRVISGDHQLNGIFMARGKGIKDGIKLDKANIMDIAPTVLYQMGVSIPDEMDGSVLSSIFCESFLDSNTVAYKHNNLDGAESRDFAEYTEEEEKELENRLRGLGYIE, encoded by the coding sequence ATGGATAATAGAAAAGTTTTTCTTTTGGGTCTGGACGGAGCGACATTTAATTTGATTTTACCATGGGTTTCCGATGGTGAACTACCAGCATTTTCAAAATTTATCTCTGAAGGTGTATATAGCGAGTTAGAATCTGTGCCCAACCAAAGGAGCGCTGCGGCATGGACATCATTCATGACAGGGAAAAACCCAGGCAAACACGGCATATTTGAGTTTTATGAATACCTGCCGTCAACATATAATTTACGTTTTATTAACGGGAAAGCCAGGGATGGAGATAGCCTATGGAAAATATTAAGCAATAACGGAAAAAATGTTGGAATAATCAATGTGCCAATGACGTATCCCGCTGAAGATGTAAATGGTTTTCTTATAGCCGGACTTGACAGCCCCAGTGTTAAAAGCAGGAACTTTACGTATCCAGAGGATCTTTACAACACCCTACAGGAAAAATTTGGTGACTATATTCTCGAACCGGGACTTACAGGCGCAATTGTTGGCGGAAGAATTGAAGACGCTATTGAGTTGATCAAGGTTGAGCTTACACAGAAAATGGACATAAGCCGTTACCTCATGAGTACGTACCCATGGGACTTTTTCACGGTAGTATTGAGAAGTCTGGATGCCGTACAACACTGTTTCTGGAAGTATATGGACATTTCGCATCCACATTATAATGTTTCAGAGTCGAGAAAATATGAGAAAACTATTCTCAATACGTACAAAATGATAGACCGTTTTCTGGCAGAACTTATGGAGATATTAGATGAAGATACCAACTTTATAATAATGTCTGATCATGGTTTTGGACAAAAACACCCAGCTACAAATCAGTTGAATCAGTGGCTTGAAAGTAAGGGTTACCTCGCATATAATAAATCTCCGCAAAGCGGTTCCTCAGGTTTACTGGGTAAATTATACAGAGGTGTTGTTGGCAGAACTCCCAGAAAAACAAAAGAGTGGTTGTGGGAAACATTTCCATCTTTGAGGGACAAAGTACAGACACGACTCTGTTTTGCAAATATGGACTGGTCTAATACTCTGGCGTACTCAGATTCACTTTTCCCTAATGTTAGAATTAATTTAACGGGGAGAGAGTTGCACGGAACAGTAAAATCTAAAAAAGAGTATGAAGATTTAATTAAAAAACTGGTTACTGAACTGAAAGAGCTAAGAGACATAAATACTGGGGAAAAGATAGTGAAGGATGTTTTCAGAAGAGAGGAAATTTATCATGGGAAATATGTGAACAATACTCCTGATCTCCTTTTAAGGTGGAGGGAAGATATCACTATTTCAGGTATCAGCATAGAACAGTCAACTGAAACAAAACCCACTACTCCATTCATACCGGGAGAAGATTACCGTGTAATTAGTGGTGATCATCAGTTAAATGGTATTTTTATGGCTAGAGGTAAAGGTATCAAAGATGGAATAAAACTGGATAAAGCCAACATTATGGATATTGCTCCAACTGTTCTGTATCAAATGGGAGTGTCAATCCCGGATGAGATGGATGGGAGTGTACTTTCTTCAATATTTTGTGAGAGTTTTCTGGACTCCAATACCGTTGCCTATAAACACAACAACTTGGATGGAGCTGAATCCCGTGATTTTGCAGAATATACAGAAGAAGAAGAGAAGGAACTGGAGAACAGGTTAAGAGGATTGGGATATATTGAATAA
- a CDS encoding class I SAM-dependent methyltransferase, translated as MNNNDKIKDDSGRIQTIHESEKNYFDNKAQTESEEFEKGGWFVDHTRHKAVLKIWGLDESLNGKKVLECGCGTGFFTTLLAKIGAEVWCFDLSSKCVDLTKKRAELNKTGDKINARVASFENMDYEDESFDIVLGKNILHHIPDIDAAGKQIRRILKTGGKAVFYELNASNPILIFFRNHIIGKTRLIPKLGTHDEHPLTADEVEKLSRIFNHRCKISYPKFRFFGKFDRQVFQQRYKPISFFLEGIDNMIYLFFPPLRKYSYKILLEFEK; from the coding sequence GTGAATAACAATGATAAAATAAAAGATGATTCGGGCCGGATTCAAACTATTCATGAATCCGAGAAAAACTACTTTGACAATAAGGCACAGACAGAGAGCGAGGAGTTTGAAAAAGGAGGATGGTTCGTTGACCATACGCGTCACAAGGCAGTCCTTAAGATTTGGGGGCTTGATGAAAGTCTAAATGGCAAGAAAGTTTTGGAATGTGGTTGCGGAACAGGATTCTTTACTACGCTTCTCGCTAAGATAGGAGCGGAAGTCTGGTGTTTCGATCTCTCTTCAAAATGTGTTGACTTAACAAAGAAGAGGGCTGAACTTAACAAAACAGGTGACAAGATCAATGCGAGAGTAGCTTCTTTTGAAAATATGGATTATGAAGATGAAAGTTTTGATATCGTTTTGGGGAAAAATATACTCCATCACATTCCGGATATTGATGCAGCCGGCAAACAAATCCGGCGTATACTGAAGACCGGAGGAAAAGCTGTATTTTACGAGCTTAATGCCAGCAACCCGATCCTGATTTTCTTCAGAAACCACATAATTGGAAAAACTCGATTAATACCTAAGCTTGGCACGCATGATGAACACCCTTTAACAGCTGATGAAGTGGAAAAACTGTCCAGGATATTTAATCATCGTTGTAAAATAAGTTATCCAAAGTTTCGTTTTTTTGGCAAGTTTGACCGGCAAGTATTTCAACAGCGTTATAAACCAATCTCTTTCTTTCTTGAAGGAATAGACAATATGATTTACCTTTTTTTTCCTCCATTGAGGAAATATAGTTACAAGATACTACTTGAGTTTGAAAAGTAA
- a CDS encoding glycosyltransferase family 4 protein, producing the protein MKDTKGSVKNVIMLFSMSFLPYQGRYMRVYNEATSLVKAGKKVTIIAWDRDCKSPREEVIEGVRIERIWSRAGFQRGPSNLFSVIMFYLRLFPRLFRKKFDAIHCFNLDTIFPGLFIAKIMGKKAVLDLCEPNYYTNWSNRFSFFISLLQYFERFFSRKFDYLFVHNAYQIKKFREYGVSNIELIGSYPNSSLIKEKVNVQKGNNGKVVIGRLGSIYKNNGIEEMIDAFKKLKEVLPNVKLLLAGRVFEEFREEFDSIVLPLGDAVEIIGEFSPEDLPALYDKTDISLQLSRRTDWFKDITPTKFFETLACGVPVITSDIGDLREIIETCNCGIVVDETSIESVFSGMKSLVEDPVLRLKIAENGLNAVKEQYNWHIMEQKIIKVYETLQANS; encoded by the coding sequence TTGAAAGATACTAAAGGCAGTGTTAAAAATGTGATTATGCTCTTTAGCATGAGTTTTCTTCCTTATCAAGGGCGCTATATGAGGGTATACAATGAAGCAACGTCACTTGTTAAAGCGGGTAAAAAAGTTACTATAATTGCATGGGATAGAGATTGCAAGTCGCCCAGAGAGGAAGTGATTGAAGGAGTACGGATTGAAAGGATATGGAGTAGGGCCGGATTCCAGCGTGGTCCATCTAATCTGTTTAGTGTAATCATGTTCTATCTTCGACTCTTCCCCAGACTTTTCAGGAAAAAATTTGATGCAATACACTGTTTTAATCTTGATACCATATTTCCGGGATTATTTATTGCCAAGATAATGGGCAAGAAAGCGGTGCTTGATCTTTGTGAACCGAATTATTATACAAACTGGTCAAATCGGTTTAGTTTTTTTATATCTCTCCTTCAATACTTTGAGCGGTTTTTTTCCCGGAAATTTGATTATCTATTTGTTCATAATGCTTACCAGATTAAAAAATTTCGTGAGTACGGTGTAAGTAATATAGAACTGATAGGTTCATATCCAAATAGTTCTTTGATAAAAGAGAAGGTTAATGTTCAAAAAGGAAATAACGGCAAAGTAGTAATTGGCAGATTAGGCTCCATATACAAGAATAATGGAATTGAAGAGATGATAGATGCTTTTAAGAAATTGAAAGAAGTTTTGCCTAACGTTAAACTACTGTTGGCGGGAAGAGTTTTTGAGGAGTTTAGAGAAGAGTTCGATAGTATCGTCTTGCCGCTTGGTGATGCAGTCGAGATTATTGGTGAGTTCTCACCGGAAGATTTACCCGCACTTTATGATAAAACAGATATTTCTCTCCAACTTTCCAGACGAACTGATTGGTTTAAGGACATTACACCTACTAAGTTTTTTGAAACTCTGGCATGCGGTGTACCGGTTATAACCTCTGACATTGGTGATTTGAGGGAGATTATTGAAACATGTAACTGCGGAATAGTTGTAGATGAAACCAGTATTGAGAGTGTTTTTTCCGGAATGAAGAGTTTGGTTGAAGACCCTGTCTTACGATTGAAAATTGCGGAGAATGGTTTGAATGCGGTAAAGGAACAATATAACTGGCACATCATGGAGCAGAAGATCATTAAGGTATATGAGACTTTGCAGGCCAACAGTTGA
- a CDS encoding radical SAM/SPASM domain-containing protein: MGVLRSLSKISQFKYGSKRQSPLNAALRHCVTFLQYNSCKKMINLAVVLVQFYLKRPIVKGYPFILKVEPTTRCNLRCPGCIAHGTDFPIEDGDMSLDLFKKLCDEMGDYLYKISLYITGEPLLNKQLYDMIEYATKKRIGTVISTNFHIFNEEKAEKMISAGLSHIIICIDGVSQKIYEKYRIGGKLDKVLKNIEILTRKKREMGSKLPFIEIQAVQNEYNGEELPLIREMSVKMKADRFTTREDLRDYKDATHDRTCFWLWFTSLITERGVVIPCCASAWWSTDKKEFGNISTSRFKDIWNNEKYRTAREIFHRNGKAAGQNNNFNPLCEGCTIFRCPR; the protein is encoded by the coding sequence GTGGGAGTATTACGTTCTTTATCCAAGATTTCGCAATTTAAATACGGTTCAAAGCGCCAAAGCCCCTTGAATGCGGCCCTGAGACATTGTGTTACTTTCTTACAATATAATAGCTGCAAGAAGATGATCAATCTGGCCGTAGTACTAGTGCAGTTTTATTTAAAAAGGCCGATAGTTAAAGGGTATCCTTTCATTTTAAAGGTGGAACCTACTACAAGGTGCAACCTGAGATGTCCCGGATGTATTGCGCATGGCACAGATTTTCCCATAGAAGATGGAGATATGTCACTTGATCTGTTTAAGAAGCTCTGTGATGAAATGGGTGATTATCTTTATAAGATATCACTATACATAACAGGAGAACCCTTATTAAATAAACAACTTTACGATATGATTGAATACGCTACAAAAAAACGTATTGGCACCGTTATCAGTACCAATTTCCACATCTTCAATGAGGAGAAGGCGGAAAAGATGATATCTGCCGGTCTAAGCCATATTATAATATGCATTGATGGAGTAAGTCAGAAAATTTACGAAAAGTATCGCATTGGGGGTAAACTTGATAAGGTCTTAAAGAATATTGAGATTTTGACACGAAAAAAGAGAGAGATGGGAAGCAAACTGCCTTTTATTGAAATACAAGCCGTTCAAAATGAATACAACGGTGAAGAACTCCCTTTAATCCGGGAAATGTCGGTAAAGATGAAAGCTGACCGTTTTACCACACGTGAAGACTTGCGAGACTATAAAGATGCTACACATGACCGTACATGCTTCTGGCTATGGTTCACTTCTCTTATAACAGAAAGAGGCGTTGTGATTCCCTGCTGTGCGTCCGCCTGGTGGAGTACAGATAAAAAAGAATTTGGCAATATCAGTACCAGTCGCTTTAAAGATATATGGAATAACGAAAAGTATAGAACGGCAAGAGAAATATTTCATAGAAATGGAAAAGCAGCCGGGCAGAATAATAATTTTAATCCACTTTGTGAGGGGTGTACTATTTTTAGATGCCCAAGATAA
- a CDS encoding FAD-dependent oxidoreductase, which translates to MKKYLIIGAGLSGLRIGQLLALDGNKVDIFEMEDEVGGLMKTREKEGFLFDIGPHIFFKDYAEEYKKLISNDLHNIRVLYGVGFSNKDIISPIRPVNLLKNLGIRKSLPLVADVMLHKMSKSNENAETLNNAEDWVISNFGKKVYECFFKDYIPKVMGLQASKVTEDWGTERHKFYKEHNLSQKSSKFLLNFIFNKENKGGYLDVYYPENGAQQVPVAICEEIKKLGGKIHLKTKVDRIEIADSKVTGIVIQKEGGIEEKINTGNDTVVINTMPITNLFSSIMTPDANSDAIKGISSNLKYRNLWLFNFILKRDKLKNKAQIYFPEKKYIFKRVYEPNNLLNDPVRNGKTAICVEVCYNEGDEVESMGEEALYSRVMEGLKDFYSISDEDVLDMWSMRVPYSYSIYNLGYKEVLLKMVEYLFEIDSLISFGRQGSFKYNHMTNRVMDSCNSLQKFLKSGSAKKNFLTSPDCKSDFF; encoded by the coding sequence ATGAAAAAATACTTAATTATAGGTGCAGGCCTTTCTGGTCTGAGAATTGGACAACTTTTAGCATTAGATGGTAATAAAGTAGATATCTTTGAAATGGAGGATGAAGTTGGAGGTCTGATGAAGACCAGAGAGAAGGAAGGATTTCTTTTTGATATAGGTCCTCATATTTTTTTTAAAGACTATGCGGAGGAGTATAAAAAACTTATCAGTAATGATTTGCATAATATCAGAGTGTTGTATGGCGTAGGTTTCAGCAATAAAGACATAATTTCTCCTATACGTCCAGTCAACTTGCTTAAAAATCTTGGTATCAGGAAAAGCCTGCCATTGGTTGCAGATGTAATGTTACACAAAATGAGCAAAAGCAATGAAAATGCTGAAACACTGAATAACGCTGAAGATTGGGTAATTTCCAACTTTGGCAAAAAGGTGTATGAATGTTTTTTTAAGGATTACATTCCCAAGGTGATGGGCCTTCAGGCATCTAAGGTCACAGAGGATTGGGGAACGGAAAGACATAAGTTCTATAAAGAACACAACCTCTCTCAGAAGTCTTCAAAATTCCTGCTCAATTTCATCTTTAATAAAGAAAACAAGGGTGGCTACCTGGATGTCTACTATCCGGAAAACGGAGCTCAGCAGGTACCTGTGGCAATATGCGAGGAGATCAAGAAACTTGGTGGTAAGATACATTTAAAGACTAAGGTTGACAGGATAGAAATAGCTGATAGCAAGGTTACCGGGATAGTAATTCAAAAAGAAGGTGGCATTGAAGAGAAGATTAATACCGGCAATGATACTGTTGTAATAAATACAATGCCAATCACCAACCTGTTTAGCTCAATAATGACTCCTGATGCAAATAGTGACGCTATAAAAGGAATCTCATCTAACCTGAAATACAGAAATCTCTGGCTGTTTAATTTTATACTTAAGAGGGATAAATTAAAGAATAAAGCCCAGATATATTTTCCGGAGAAAAAGTATATATTTAAACGCGTATATGAACCAAATAATTTACTTAATGATCCTGTTAGAAACGGCAAGACTGCAATATGTGTTGAGGTATGCTATAACGAGGGTGATGAAGTAGAGTCAATGGGAGAAGAGGCATTGTATTCACGAGTAATGGAAGGATTAAAAGATTTCTATAGTATTTCCGATGAAGATGTTCTTGATATGTGGAGTATGAGAGTGCCATACTCTTACTCTATATATAATTTAGGTTACAAAGAGGTGTTGTTAAAAATGGTAGAATATCTTTTTGAAATAGACAGTCTTATTTCATTTGGAAGGCAGGGCTCATTTAAATACAATCATATGACTAACAGGGTGATGGATTCCTGCAATTCATTACAGAAATTCTTAAAGTCTGGATCTGCCAAAAAGAACTTTTTAACGTCTCCTGATTGTAAATCCGATTTTTTTTGA
- the glf gene encoding UDP-galactopyranose mutase, with protein sequence MNCDFLIVGAGFAGSVLAERLNSIGKKVILIDKRDHTGGNCCDYYDSSGVLVHKYGPHYFRTNFQDVKEYLSKFTSWRKHEYRIRASINGLLYPLPINRDTLNNFFKINLRTEKEAKEFLNSKRSPIKNPKNAEEQVLAFAGREIYDAFFKNYTTKQWGIHPRELDASVTARIPIRTNTDDRYVNDLFQAMPEDGYSKVFENLLKNIEVILTADFKRVKHRIKFKTLLYTGPIDEFFDYKYGRLPYRSLRFRFETHNKEFYQDWSQINYPNDYKYTRIVEIKHATGQIIPNTTIVKEYPCEKGSPFYPIPNPDNQKIYLRYKRAAEKLNNVYFIGRLAQYRYLNMDQIVKEALDLFKTLKNKYQL encoded by the coding sequence ATGAATTGTGATTTTCTTATAGTTGGTGCTGGTTTTGCCGGAAGCGTTCTTGCTGAAAGGCTTAACTCAATTGGGAAAAAGGTCATACTTATAGACAAAAGAGACCATACAGGAGGCAATTGCTGTGATTATTACGACAGCTCAGGTGTATTAGTCCATAAATATGGCCCTCACTATTTCAGAACAAACTTTCAGGATGTAAAGGAATATCTATCGAAATTTACAAGTTGGAGGAAGCATGAATACCGGATAAGGGCAAGTATAAACGGCTTATTATATCCATTACCAATTAATAGAGATACCCTCAACAATTTTTTTAAGATAAACCTCAGAACAGAAAAAGAAGCAAAGGAATTCCTGAATTCCAAAAGGAGCCCCATTAAAAACCCAAAGAATGCAGAAGAACAGGTACTTGCCTTTGCGGGAAGGGAGATTTACGATGCGTTCTTTAAAAATTACACAACAAAACAATGGGGCATCCATCCCAGAGAGTTGGATGCATCAGTCACTGCAAGAATACCGATAAGAACTAACACTGATGACAGATATGTTAATGATCTATTTCAAGCCATGCCTGAAGACGGTTATTCCAAAGTATTTGAAAATTTACTGAAAAACATTGAGGTAATTCTGACCGCAGATTTTAAAAGAGTAAAACATCGAATTAAATTCAAAACGCTGCTTTATACTGGACCAATTGATGAGTTCTTTGATTATAAATACGGAAGATTACCGTACAGAAGTTTGCGGTTCAGATTTGAAACACACAATAAAGAGTTTTACCAGGATTGGTCTCAGATAAATTATCCTAATGATTATAAGTATACAAGAATTGTAGAGATCAAACACGCGACAGGACAGATAATTCCAAATACGACTATTGTAAAAGAATATCCTTGCGAAAAAGGGAGTCCATTTTATCCAATACCAAATCCTGACAATCAAAAAATCTATTTAAGATATAAAAGAGCTGCGGAAAAATTAAACAATGTCTATTTTATCGGAAGATTAGCACAATACAGATATTTAAATATGGATCAGATTGTTAAAGAAGCTTTAGATTTATTTAAAACGCTAAAAAATAAATACCAATTGTAA